A portion of the Carya illinoinensis cultivar Pawnee chromosome 11, C.illinoinensisPawnee_v1, whole genome shotgun sequence genome contains these proteins:
- the LOC122282423 gene encoding replication protein A 70 kDa DNA-binding subunit D-like: MFGNDIDSREDSLQMFRSYYIINAYVKLLDPKYKTESHEYQWIINAKTIIEEIPENEQQVEMPKYNLIPINELDAYKDSIAEIDLLAVALHIKPPKEITLTNGPATLQEIYVIDQSFNPISLTMWGRFVQDECKKISEIIETKPILLATKLKVRSYNGLSLSSRPASAFTINPVIPEAKLLQRWIAINDSRLEVIIAKSLKYPSTSLSSVGIRQITKNCDVAALLKSLQPMEAKINIINLDQIFFYMSCINCNKGTGHDHDESFLCYHCKHQSVAEPRCRAYVEVDDGTGKLAAVIFGELAEQALGHSAIDFMNHTGEKLMNPKNLNLLSMFVSFWRTSGFKGPSSSPAHQKRVPNP; the protein is encoded by the exons ATGTTCGGAAATGATATTGATTCAAGAGAAGACTCTCTCCAGATGTTTCGATCCTACTATATTATAAACGCATATGTCAAACTACTGGATCCTAAATATAAAACTGAGTCGCATGAATACCAATGGATTATAAATGCAAAAACAATCATCGAAGAGATTCCAGAAAATGAACAACAAGTAGAGATGCCAAAGTACAACCTCATTCCCATTAACGAGTTGGATGCTTATAAAGATTCAATTGCAGAAATAG aTCTCTTAGCAGTTGCTCTTCACATCAAACCTCCAAAAGAAATAACATTAACAAATGGACCAGCTactcttcaagaaatctatGTTATAGATCAAAG CTTCAATCCTATCTCGTTGACTATGTGGGGACGTTTTGTTCAAGACGAATGcaaaaaaatttctgaaataATCGAAACAAAACCAATTCTACTTGCAACAAAGCTCAAAGTTCGTTCTTACAATG GACTATCTCTTTCATCTCGACCAGCAAGTGCATTTACAATCAATCCTGTTATCCCTGAAGCAAAACTGCTACAAAGATG gatTGCAATCAATGATTCAAGACTTGAAGTCATAATtgcaaaatcattaaaatacccATCTACATCTTTATCGTCAGTTGGTATTcgacaaataacaaaaaattgtgaTGTTGCTGCATTACTAAAAAGTTTGCAACCAATGGag gcaaagataaatatcataaatttgGACCAAATCTTCTTCTATATGTCATGCATCAATTGTAACAAAGGAACTGGGCATGACCATGATGAAAGCTTTCTCTGTTACCACTGCAAACATCAAAGTGTTGCTGAACCACG TTGTCGAGCATATGTTGAAGTTGATGATGGGACAGGAAAATTAGCAGCTGTTATATTCGGTGAACTTGCAGAACAAGCATTGGGTCATTCAGCCATTGATTTCATGAATCATACTGGAGAG AAACTTATGAATCCTAAAAACTTAAATCTTTTGTCGATGTTTGTGAGCTTTTGGAGAACCTCTGGATTCAAGGGCCCTAGTTCATCGCCGGCGCATCAGAAAAGGGTCCCAAATCCATGA
- the LOC122282424 gene encoding uncharacterized protein LOC122282424: MVDFQDSTPSDIDQMIISIDDTSNDHLEPIGNIENSNIQQYHGKRPRISRRNFNILGMTSSEEPSICPNIHLLAENSEESTQLNISYSSSAGSSYSVNLSKGKSTNAPTETSQLSEQLMVQQLYFYDIEHEFENRIVDSIRMDPSIIAQLMDLLRVNPYSTFFRSIGDLPNLEYQKICIKSDPGLDQRVFNAPTSSEVAAIWVENDDSEHLTPRDIFVFNHVGGSHLVQYYFGCYDPLQYPLLFPLGDIGWHQGIQRINKRIASVSANNCTTQLIDPHQSTSAEELLRREEQVLKKKRKDPIVSCREYYCYKLQIRENLKSILLISGRLLQQFVVDMYIKIETSRLDYFRCNQQHIRSELYQGIVDSINLGQTNASRIGKRIILPSSFIGGPRDMQKRYLEAMTLVQRYGKPDIFLTMTCNPNWKEISTQLLPHEETQNRPDLIARIFRAKLEDLKYELFKREIFRKISAYVYVIEHQKRGLPHAHFLIILRQDWKLYAPESFDEIVSAELPDKDNNLHLYTAVIKHMMHGPCGVLNPTNVCMKKNGCCKNNYPKQFVSNTVVGNDCFPIYKRCNNGRTAKIRGHDLDNRWVVPYNPYLLAMFDCHINVEICSTIKAVKYLYKYIYKGHDRVAFNLVSEQSTQQIDEIERFQSARWITPPEAMWRIFGFIINEVHPAVYSLHLHLENQHQVTFRAHENLTNVINSDFSAKSMLTEFFATNQVDQNARKLLYKEFPEFYVWSQQYKMWTIRKKQVVIGRIVTANPFEGERYYLRMLLNHIRGPLSFDHLKTVNGILAPTFREAATMYGLLQRDDSLEECLYEASLYQMPFSLRRLFATILVYCNPTNPRDLWERFEQDMSADFQLVESSSSTVRTETLRSISTIFESMGRNINSFHLINQNIDFDQDEFLFREIDDELAVPIPEEDLHASTLLNCEQQNTYNSILQKVLSDEPAMFFIDGPGGTGKTFLYKALLATTRTKQLIALATASSGVAASILPGGRTAHSRFKISLHTNKNLTCSVSKQSGLARLLQKVKLIIWDEAPMSRKESIEALDKMLKDINDSELSFGGKVIVFGGDFRQILPVVPKGTRQQQIDASLVSSYLWPKLTKIRLTENMRARLDPDFSKYILDLGNGLPPITINECVRISAVMLIPYENDAASLDHLVDTVFHNISDYSTNISSMMNRAILTPKNSYVDEINTLLIQRFPGELKQYYSFDETIDASEQAVMEDFLHTLTPNGLPPHELLLKQNCPIMLLRNINPSEGLCNGTRLICRNFDRNVIHAEIAVGHHSGKKVFIPRIPFLPNPDENSGFPFKRTQFPVKLSFAMSINKSQGQTLDFVGIYLPHPVFSHGQLYVALSRAKTISAIKILIRPISTDEPEKNCTKNIVYTDLLTLASSD; the protein is encoded by the exons ATGGTTGATTTTCAAGATTCAACGCCATCTGATattgatcaaatgattatatcaATCGATGATACATCAAATGATCATCTCGAACCTATTGGCAATATTGAAAATTCTAATATTCAACAATACCATGGAAAGAGGCCCAGAATTTCTCGCCGTAATTTTAACATTCTTGGAATGACCTCCTCAGAAGAGCCTAGCATATGCCCAAATATTCATCTCCTTGCTGAAAATTCAGAAGAATCTacacaattaaatatttcatacagTTCTTCTGCTGGCTCAAGTTATTCTGTAAATTTGTCGAAAGGAAAGTCAACAAATGCACCAACAGAGACAAGTCAACTTTCTGAACAACTTATGGTCCAACAG CTATATTTCTATGACATTGAACATGAATTCGAGAATCGCATTGTTGACTCAATCAGAATGGATCCTTCTATTATTGCTCAACTTATGGATCTCCTTCGTGTAAATCcatattcaacattttttcgATCTATTGGTGATTTACCAAATTTAGAATATCAAAAAATCTGTATAAAATCAGATCCTGGTTTAGATCAACGGGTGTTTAATGCCCCAACATCATCAGAAGTTGCAGCTATTTGGGTTGAAAATGATGATTCAGAACATTTAACACCTCGTGATATTTTCGTATTTAATCATGTTGGCGGGAGTCATttagttcaatattattttggatgCTATGATCCACTTCAGTATCCTCTGTTGTTTCCTCTCGGAGATATTGGATGGCACCAAGGCATACAAAGAATTAACAAAAGAATTGCATCTGTATCTGCCAATAACTGCACAACTCAATTAATTGATCCTCATCAATCAACATCAGCAGAAGAATTACTCAGAAGAGAAGAACAAG ttttaaagaaaaagagaaaagatccCATTGTTTCTTGCCGTGAATATTACTGTTACAAGTTACAAATTAGAGAAAATCTGAAATCTATTCTTCTAATCTCTGGCCGACTTCTtcaacaatttgttgttgacATGTATATCAAGATAGAGACTTCAAGGTTAGATTATTTTCGTTGCAATCAACAACATATTCGATCTGAATTATATCAAGGCATTGTTGATAGCATTAATCTTGGacaaacaaatgcttcaagaatTGGGAAACGTATAATTTTGCCTTCATCTTTTATTGGAGGCCCAAGAGATATGCAAAAAAGATATTTAGAAGCAATGACTTTAGTTCAACGATATGGCAAACCagatatttttttgacaatGACATGTAATCCAAACTGGAAAGAGATCTCAACTCAATTGTTACCACATGAGGAAACCCAAAATCGACCTGACTTAATTGCTCGAATTTTTAGAGCAAAATTAGAGGATCTGAAGTATGAACTATTCAAACgagaaatatttagaaaaatctcagcatatgtttatgttattgagCACCAAAAAAGAGGACTTCCACATGCTCATTTCTTAATTATATTGCGTCAAGATTGGAAATTATACGCACCAGAATCTTTTGATGAGATCGTATCTGCTGAATTACCTGACAAAGACAACAACTTACATCTCTATACAGCTGTTATTAAGCATATGATGCATGGCCCATGTGGAGTTCTAAATCCAAcaaatgtatgcatgaaaaaaaatggttgttgcaAAAATAATTACCCAAAACAGTTTGTCTCAAACACTGTTGTTGGAAATGATTGCTTCCCAATATACAAACGCTGCAACAATGGAAGAACAGCCAAAATCAGAGGACATGATTTAGATAATCGTTGGGTTGTTCCATATAACCCTTATTTACTTGCAATGTTTGACTGCCATATTAATGTTGAGATATGTTCTACAATAAAAGCTGTCAAGTATCTCTACAAATACATTTATAAAGGCCATGATCGTGTTGCCTTCAATCTGGTTTCTGAACAAAGCACTCAACAGATTGATGAAATTGAAAGATTTCAATCAGCTCGATGGATTACTCCACCAGAGGCTATGTGGAGAATATTTGGCTTTATTATCAATGAGGTTCATCCAGCAGTCTATAGCTTACATTTACATCTTGAAAATCAGCACCAAGTTACTTTCCGTGCACATGAAAACTTAACAAATGTGATAAACTCTGACTTTTCAGCAAAGTCAATGCTGACTGAATTTTTCGCAACAAATCAAGTTGATCAGAATGCCAGAAAATTGTTGTATAAAGAATTTcctgaattttatgtttggagcCAACAATACAAAATGTGGACTATTCGGAAAAAACAGGTTGTGATAGGTCGAATTGTTACAGCAAATCCTTTTGAAGGAGAAAGGTATTATCTGCGGATGTTATTAAATCATATAAGAGGTCCTTTATCATTTGATCATCTCAAAACTGTCAATGGTATCTTGGCCCCCACATTTCGTGAAGCTGCAACTATGTATGGTTTATTACAGAGAGATGACAGTTTAGAAGAATGCTTATATGAAGCCTCTCTTTACCAAATGCCTTTCAGTTTAAGAAgactatttgcaacaattttggtTTACTGTAATCCTACAAATCCAAGAGATCTCTGGGAACGCTTTGAACAAGATATGTCTGCTGATTTTCAATTAGTTGAAAGTTCTTCATCAACTGTTAGAACTGAGACTTTACGCTCCATCTCCACAATATTTGAATCAATGGGTAGAAACATTAATTCGTTCCATCTTATCAACCAAAACATTGATTTTGATCAAGATGAGTTTTTGTTTAgagaaattgatgatgaattaGCTGTTCCAATTCCAGAAGAAGATCTTCACGCATCAACACTGCTTAATTGCGAACAACAAAATACTTATAATTCTATCTTACAAAAAGTTTTGTCAGATGAACCTGCGATGTTCTTTATTGATGGTCCTGGTGGTACAGGAAAAACATTTTTATACAAAGCACTCCTTGCTACAACAAGAACAAAGCAATTAATTGCTCTTGCAACTGCTTCATCTGGTGTAGCTGCATCAATCTTACCTGGAGGTCGAACTGCACATTCACGATTCAAAATTTCACTACATACCAACAAAAATCTCACATGTAGTGTCAGCAAACAAAGTGGACTTGCAAGATTACTACAAAAAGTAAAGTTGATCATATGGGATGAAGCTCCTATGTCAAGAAAAGAATCTATAGAAGCATTGGATAAAATGCTAAAGGATATTAATGATTCAGAATTATCTTTTGGTGGAAAAGTTATTGTATTTGGTGGAGACTTTCGTCAGATTCTACCTGTGGTCCCAAAAGGAACAAGACAACAACAGATTGATGCCAGCTTAGTTTCTTCCTACCTATGGCCAAAATTGACAAAAATTCGTTTAACTGAAAATATGCGTGCAAGATTAGATCCAGACTTCTCAAAATACATATTGGATTTAGGGAATGGGTTACCACCAATCACAATTAATGAATGCGTCAGAATTTCTGCAGTCATGTtaattccatatgaaaatgatgcTGCTTCTTTGGATCATTTGGTGGATActgtttttcataatatttctgaTTATTCAACAAATATTTCAAGCATGATGAATCGAGCTATATTGACACCAAAAAACAGttatgttgatgaaataaaCACTTTGTTGATTCAGAGATTTCCTGGAgagttaaaacaatattacAGTTTTGATGAAACAATCGACGCATCTGAACAGGCAGTCATGGAAGATTTCTTACATACTTTAACACCAAATGGACTTCCTCCACATGAATTATTGTTGAAACAAAACTGTCCAATCATGTTATTGAGAAACATCAATCCTTCAGAAGGGCTATGCAATGGAACACGACTAATCTGTCGCAATTTTGATCGTAACGTTATTCATGCAGAAATTGCAGTTGGTCATCACAGTGGCAAAAAGGTTTTTATTCCGAGAATTCCATTTTTACCAAATCCTGATGAAAACAGTGGTTTCCCATTCAAACGAACTCAATTCCCTGTTAAACTAAGCTTTGCAATGAGTATAAACAAGTCACAAGGACAGACATTAGATTTTGTTGGGATATATTTGCCACATCCAGTTTTCTCACATGGACAATTATATGTAGCTTTATCAAGAGCTAAGACTATTTCTGCAATCAAGATTCTGATACGACCAATCTCAACTGATGAACCAGAAAAAaactgcacaaaaaatattgtctaCACAGACTTATTAACATTGGCCTCCTCTGACTGA